In Brachybacterium fresconis, the genomic stretch CCGACGAGTTCGCGGAGGCCGCCCGGCTCGACGGTGCGAGCGAGTTCCAGATCTTCTCCCGGATCTACCTGCCCAATGCCACGTCGATGCTCAGCGCCCTGGCGATCCTCACCTTCGTCTGGTCCTGGAACGACTACGAGACGCCCCTGGTCTTCCTCTCGAGCCCGGAGAAGTACACCCTCCCCATGGGGCTGACCAGCTTCACGGACGAGAACGGGGCGATGGCTCCGGGCCTGTCGATGGCGGCGTCGGTCATCTCGATCGTCCCGATCCTGCTGGTGTTCCTGATCTTCCAGCGCCGGTTCGTGCGCGCGATGACCGAGAGCGCCCTGAAGTGAATCGCGGGCCCCGACCGCCTCGAGCACACTGGACATCGACCGAGGCAGCACGCCCCTGGCCTGTCCTCGACGGCAGCCGAACCCGCGAACGTACAAGGACGAGCACCCATGAGCACTCCCGCCGACACCACCGCGCCCTCGGCCCTGCAGCGCCTCCGTGAGGGCCTGCCCGGGCTCAACCCGGGTGATCGGCGTATCGCCGAGACGATCCTCGCCGATCCGCTCGGTGCCGGGGATTCTTCGATCACCACTCTCGCCGCAGCCGCCGAGATCTCGCCCGCAGCCGTTTCCCGGTTCGCACGGAAGCTCGGATATGCGGGGTTCCCGGCCCTGAGGGCAGCGATCGCGCTCGACAACGGCCGTGCGGCGCAGTCCGGGTGGGAGCGGGACATCGGTACGGCGATCACTCCGGCGGACACGTCCCAGGACGTGCTGGACATCCTGGCCGGCACCGCGGCTCGCGCGCTCCGCGACGCCGCTGCGGTGATCGACCTGGAGCAGGTCGAACGCGCGGCCGAGGCGATCACCGGGGCCGAGCGCGTCCATCTGCACGGGGAATGGGGGGACTCCATCGCCGTGCGGGAACTGTATCTGAGACTCCAGCGGATCGGTGTCGCGGTGTGGTGCCACGAGACCGGGCCCCGCACGCTCGACCTGGTCGCGCGCACCCTCACCGCGCGCGATGTGGTCCTGGTGCTCAACCGCTCCGGTGACGACGAGACCGCGCTGCAGCTGGTCCGGGATGCCGCGCGAGCCGACGCGACCACGATCGCGGTCCACGGGGCACCGGGTTCCGCGCTCGATCAGGCGGCCGACATCTCTGCGTACACCGGCATCCGGAACGGCTCCGTGTGGACGCAGCACTTCGCCGGCCGCGCCAGCGACACCCTGCTGACCAGCATGCTCTGGCTGCTCGTCGCACAGCGACGCTCCGCCGATCCCACCATGCGCTTCGTGGACGACGGGACCTTCGAGCCCCATTCGCCTGCCCCGCCGCACGACGCCGACCGCTGACCTCGCTCGACCCTGCAGGAAGGACCCCCATGCTCACCGAAACCGTCACCTCCGACATCGTCGTGGTGGGAGGAGGCCTCGCCGGTATCTGCGCGGCCATAGGAGCCGCCCGGCAGGGCAGCCGGGTCGCGCTGGTCCAGAACCGGCCCGTCCTCGGCGGGAACTCCTCGAGCGAGGTCCGGGTGTGGGTCTGCGGCGCCACGGCGCACGGCATCCATCTGTTCGCGCGCGAGACCGGGATCATGGGCGAGCTGTACGTCGAGAACCAGTTCCGCAACCCCGACGGCAATCCGTACTACTGGGATCTGCTGCTGCTCGAGAAGGTCCGCGCGGAACGCGGCATCGAGCTGTTCTTGAACACCGAGGTCTCCGAGGTCGAGGCCGACGGGCCCGTCGACGCGCGCGAGATCCGGTCGGTCACGGGATGGATGAGCGGATCCGAACGGCGGATCACCTTCCGCGGCGGGACCTTCATCGACTGCAGCGGCGACGGACTGGTCGGGGATCTGGCCGGGGCGGAGTCCATGCGGGGGAGCGAGCCGCGCGAGACGTTCGGGGAGTCCTGGGCCCCGGAGCGGCCGGGGGAGGACATGCTCGGGTCGACGATCCTGTTCTACACCAAGGACGTCGGGCACCCGCAGAAGTTCGTCGCCCCGCCCTTCGCCGTCGACATCTCGGCCACCTCGATCCCGCAGAACCGGGTGATCCGCGAGACGATGAACGGTTGCGACTTCTGGTGGATCGAATGGGGCGGGGACCTCGACGCGGTCCACGACAACGAGCGGATTCGCGACGAGCTGCAGGCCGTCTGCTACGGACTTTGGGACCACATCAAGAACTCCGGACAGTACGACGCGGACACGCTCAGCCTCGAGTGGGTGGGCGCGGTGCCCGGCAAGCGCGAGTACCGCCGATTCGTCGGCGACCACATCCTCACCCAGGACGACGTGCTCGGGCAGACGGAGTTCGAGGACCGGATCGGCTTCGGCGGCTGGTCGATCGACCTCCACCCGGTGGGCGGGGTGTATGCCAGTGAGAAGGGGTCGCGGCACTGGCACCCCGACGGCAACTATCACATCCCGGTGCGCGCTCTGTACTCGCGCAACGTCTCGAACCTGTGGATGGCCGGCCGCGACATCAGCGCCAGCCACGTCGCGTTCGGGAGCACCCGGGTGATGGCCACCTGCGGCGTCCTCGGCGAAGCCGCCGGCATCGGTGCCGCGGTCGCGGGTCGGCTCGGGGTGGGCCCGCGCTCTCTCGCCGCCGACCACGTGCCCGAGCTGCACCGAGCGATGGTGCGCGCGGACGCCTCGCTGCTCGGTGTCGTCGACGACGACCCGGCGAACCTGGCGCTCGGTGCCGAGGTGACGTCGTCTTCCAGCAAGCGGACCCTCGCCTCGACGCGGAGCACTGGGCGGATCACCCTGGACCACGACCTCGCCCTCGTCCTGCCCGTCGATCCGACGCTGGGCGAGGTGGAGTTCCTGGTCGACGCCGCCGAGGACACCGAGCTCCTCGTCGAGCTGCACAGCGTCAGCAGGCCGCAGAACTACCTGCCGGCCGTCCGCGGGCGCAGCGTCGTGGTGCCGGTCCGCCGGGGACGGTCCTGGGCGCGAGCCGATCTGGACTGGGAGCCCGACGGCGCTCAGAACGCGGTCGTCGTGCTGCGGAGGAACCCGCTGCTCGAGGTCCATCAGGGCGAACGGGCGGAGCCGGGGACCGTCACGATGAGGCACCGGGATCTGCCGCCGGGGGAGGAGAGCCCCGAGCAGTGGCGGTACTGGAAGGAGACCCTCCACGGGACCGGCATCTGCTTCCGTGCGATCTCGCCGACCCGTGCCTTCGGCGCCGAGCAGGCGGTCGGTGGCTACGCGCGGCCGTACGGCGGTCCCGCCCTGTGGGTCTCCGCCGACGCCGCCGAGGATCCACAGCCCTGGCTGCAGCTCAGCTGGACGGTCCCGCAGGAGATCGCGACGATCGACCTCGTGCTCGACGACGACGTGAACGAGGACCTCATCAACCTCCACCACCACCGCACCCCCGACGACACGATGCGGACCCTGGTGCGCAGCGCGCGTCTGGAGGCGCTCGTCGGCGCGCAGTGGCAGGAGATCGCGCGGCTCGAGGAGAACCGCGAACGTCACCGGTCCTTCTCCCTCGAGCGCCCGGTGCGCACCACCTCCCTGCGTGTCGTGGTCGAGGACATGAACGGAGCACGGTCGGCGCACCTCGTGGCGCTGCGCGCGTACGGGGACTGAGCGGCCCGGCCGCAGAACCCGCGGTCGCGGCGGTGACCCGGTCCTCGTGGCCGCGAGCGCATCGGGGAGGGGAATGCCTCACAATATCGTTGAAGATTCAGTTACATGGAGGCATGATGGTCGGGACGACATCGATCGAAGGGATCGCCTCATGACCGCCTCGCCCCTGACCGTGCCCGGATCCGACTCCGGCGGGACGGACGGACAGCACCTCTCCGCCGACCTCGCCATGGATGCCGTGACCCTCCGCGTCGGCGACCTCGAGCTCATGAGCTCCTACTACGAGAACGCCCTGGCTCTCACCCCGATCGAGGAGAAGGCCCGGGTCGGCGGCGAGGTCCACCGCGTCCTCGGCCGCGGCACCACCCCCTTCGTGCGGCTGGTCGCCACCCCCGGCCTGCCTGCCGTCGAGCCCCGCCAGGCGGGCCTGTTCCACACCGCGTTCCTCTTCGAGGACCAGGCCTCCCTCGCCGGCACGGTGCTGCGCGCCGCCCAGGATCCCCGCTCCCGCTTCGTCGGCAGCAGCGACCACCTGGTCTCCGAGGCCTTCTACTTCGCCGACCCCGAGGGCAACGGCATCGAGCTGTACTGGGACCGCCCCCGCGATCAGTGGACCTGGTCCGGCGGACAGGTCGCCATGGACACCCTGTTCCTGGACCCCGAGGCGTACCTGCGCACGCACCTGAGCGATGACGTCGCGACCAGCCCCGGGCTGCGCCCCGGCATCGTCGGCCATGTGCATCTGCAGGTCGGCGACGTCGACGCCGCGCGGACGTTCTATGTCGACACCCTCGGCTTCGAGACCACCGTAGGCTCCCATCCCGGCGCCCTGTTCGCAGCGGCCGGCGGCTACCACCACCACGTCGCCATGAACACCTGGAACAGCCGCGGCGCCGGCCCGCGCGCCACCAGCCTCGGCCTGGCCGACGTCGCCATCACGGTCCCCGGCCGGGAGGATCTCGACGCGCTGGCCGGCCGGCTGACGGCGGCGCGAAGCCGGTTCGCCGACGAGGGCCGCTCCGTGAGCGTCACGGACCCCTGGGGCACGCCGGTGACCATCTCGCTGCCGGGCACCAGCACCGACGAGCTACTCGCCCGCTGACCCGCAGCACCCCGCGACGCTGACGGACCCGGGGAGTATTTTCCCCGGCTCCGTCGGCGTCATCAGGTCCTGCGGTATCCGTGAGGTCGTGCGGTATCCGGGAGGTCCGGACCGGGAGTCAGTCGCAGCGGCCGTCGACCGAGCAGGCGGCA encodes the following:
- a CDS encoding MurR/RpiR family transcriptional regulator is translated as MSTPADTTAPSALQRLREGLPGLNPGDRRIAETILADPLGAGDSSITTLAAAAEISPAAVSRFARKLGYAGFPALRAAIALDNGRAAQSGWERDIGTAITPADTSQDVLDILAGTAARALRDAAAVIDLEQVERAAEAITGAERVHLHGEWGDSIAVRELYLRLQRIGVAVWCHETGPRTLDLVARTLTARDVVLVLNRSGDDETALQLVRDAARADATTIAVHGAPGSALDQAADISAYTGIRNGSVWTQHFAGRASDTLLTSMLWLLVAQRRSADPTMRFVDDGTFEPHSPAPPHDADR
- a CDS encoding FAD-dependent oxidoreductase, which codes for MLTETVTSDIVVVGGGLAGICAAIGAARQGSRVALVQNRPVLGGNSSSEVRVWVCGATAHGIHLFARETGIMGELYVENQFRNPDGNPYYWDLLLLEKVRAERGIELFLNTEVSEVEADGPVDAREIRSVTGWMSGSERRITFRGGTFIDCSGDGLVGDLAGAESMRGSEPRETFGESWAPERPGEDMLGSTILFYTKDVGHPQKFVAPPFAVDISATSIPQNRVIRETMNGCDFWWIEWGGDLDAVHDNERIRDELQAVCYGLWDHIKNSGQYDADTLSLEWVGAVPGKREYRRFVGDHILTQDDVLGQTEFEDRIGFGGWSIDLHPVGGVYASEKGSRHWHPDGNYHIPVRALYSRNVSNLWMAGRDISASHVAFGSTRVMATCGVLGEAAGIGAAVAGRLGVGPRSLAADHVPELHRAMVRADASLLGVVDDDPANLALGAEVTSSSSKRTLASTRSTGRITLDHDLALVLPVDPTLGEVEFLVDAAEDTELLVELHSVSRPQNYLPAVRGRSVVVPVRRGRSWARADLDWEPDGAQNAVVVLRRNPLLEVHQGERAEPGTVTMRHRDLPPGEESPEQWRYWKETLHGTGICFRAISPTRAFGAEQAVGGYARPYGGPALWVSADAAEDPQPWLQLSWTVPQEIATIDLVLDDDVNEDLINLHHHRTPDDTMRTLVRSARLEALVGAQWQEIARLEENRERHRSFSLERPVRTTSLRVVVEDMNGARSAHLVALRAYGD
- a CDS encoding VOC family protein codes for the protein MTASPLTVPGSDSGGTDGQHLSADLAMDAVTLRVGDLELMSSYYENALALTPIEEKARVGGEVHRVLGRGTTPFVRLVATPGLPAVEPRQAGLFHTAFLFEDQASLAGTVLRAAQDPRSRFVGSSDHLVSEAFYFADPEGNGIELYWDRPRDQWTWSGGQVAMDTLFLDPEAYLRTHLSDDVATSPGLRPGIVGHVHLQVGDVDAARTFYVDTLGFETTVGSHPGALFAAAGGYHHHVAMNTWNSRGAGPRATSLGLADVAITVPGREDLDALAGRLTAARSRFADEGRSVSVTDPWGTPVTISLPGTSTDELLAR